The following coding sequences are from one Treponema bryantii window:
- the amt gene encoding ammonium transporter, with protein MNGIVDALWVAVSGALVFFMQPGFSMVESGLTREKNSINVAIKNLTDIGISLFVYWLVGFALMFGKSAGGFLGLTGFIPGASGNIDFNTGTFLFFQAMFCSTSATIVSGAVAERMKYSSYIISTFLMSLIIYPIFGHWAWAGIQPSFISDAQGWLNKIGFVDFAGSTVVHSVGGYVGLAGIIVLGARKGRFPKGEKPRNIQGCDVPMTVAGVFILWFGWLGFNGGSTLAFNDIVPQVLLNTCIGAATGMLSALFTGWAFKKIPDVNFVINGTLAGLVAITANCHCVTPGAAAIIGAVGGLVMLAGSFLLEKFKLDDAVGAVPVHLCAGIWGTLAVGIFGQPELLGTNPIFGSQFLAQLIGVAACGVWAFGLAFIGFNILNKILPLRVSSEDEDKGLNIVEHGASTEIFDVYAKMQEQAKTGDLSVRLPVEPFTEIGQISSLYNSVMEKLEESSMTEESFGILMKSIPYALFMLDAEWNISPQYSESTPRILGCPNPENYNFLLLMARILPRDKTQALQRYLGNLFSTDFTQVGVETLNPIREIPVSIRTGGADGKIVKKIINFEFSRILNNQKTKVLHVIVHAK; from the coding sequence ATGAATGGTATTGTTGACGCATTGTGGGTAGCAGTGTCGGGGGCACTGGTATTTTTTATGCAACCGGGATTTTCAATGGTGGAATCTGGTCTTACCCGTGAAAAAAACAGCATAAATGTCGCAATAAAAAATCTGACAGATATCGGTATATCTCTTTTTGTTTACTGGCTTGTTGGTTTTGCATTGATGTTCGGTAAATCTGCCGGAGGATTCTTAGGTCTCACTGGATTTATTCCTGGTGCAAGCGGAAATATTGATTTTAATACTGGTACATTCTTATTTTTCCAGGCAATGTTCTGTTCAACAAGTGCAACTATTGTTTCTGGTGCTGTTGCAGAACGAATGAAGTATTCTTCTTATATCATTTCAACTTTTCTGATGTCACTGATTATTTATCCGATTTTTGGTCACTGGGCTTGGGCAGGTATTCAGCCTTCATTTATTTCTGATGCTCAAGGCTGGCTTAATAAAATCGGATTTGTTGATTTTGCGGGTTCTACTGTAGTTCACTCAGTTGGTGGTTATGTCGGACTTGCCGGAATTATTGTTCTTGGTGCAAGAAAGGGACGTTTCCCAAAAGGTGAAAAGCCTCGTAATATTCAGGGCTGTGATGTTCCGATGACAGTTGCCGGTGTATTTATTTTGTGGTTCGGCTGGCTTGGCTTTAACGGTGGTTCAACACTTGCCTTCAATGATATAGTTCCTCAGGTTCTTTTGAATACCTGTATCGGAGCTGCAACCGGTATGCTTTCTGCTTTATTTACAGGCTGGGCATTTAAGAAGATTCCTGATGTAAACTTTGTAATTAACGGAACTCTTGCAGGTCTTGTTGCAATTACAGCAAACTGTCATTGTGTTACACCTGGTGCAGCTGCAATAATTGGTGCTGTCGGTGGGCTTGTGATGCTTGCCGGTTCTTTCCTTCTTGAAAAGTTTAAGTTAGATGATGCTGTAGGTGCGGTACCTGTTCATCTTTGTGCCGGTATCTGGGGAACTCTGGCCGTAGGTATCTTTGGTCAGCCGGAACTGCTGGGGACAAATCCTATTTTTGGAAGTCAGTTCCTTGCCCAGCTTATAGGAGTTGCTGCTTGTGGAGTCTGGGCTTTTGGTCTTGCTTTTATTGGTTTTAATATTTTGAATAAGATTCTTCCTCTTCGTGTTTCTTCTGAAGATGAAGATAAGGGACTTAATATTGTTGAGCATGGAGCTTCTACAGAAATTTTTGACGTGTATGCAAAAATGCAGGAGCAGGCAAAGACTGGAGATCTTTCGGTAAGATTGCCTGTTGAACCTTTCACAGAAATAGGACAGATTTCTTCATTATATAACAGTGTTATGGAAAAGCTGGAAGAATCTTCAATGACAGAAGAAAGTTTTGGAATTCTTATGAAGTCAATTCCATATGCGCTTTTTATGCTTGATGCTGAATGGAATATTAGTCCTCAGTATTCTGAATCTACTCCGCGTATTCTTGGATGCCCTAACCCTGAAAATTACAACTTCCTGCTTCTTATGGCAAGAATTCTTCCGCGTGATAAGACTCAGGCTTTACAGAGATATCTGGGAAATCTTTTTTCAACAGATTTTACTCAGGTTGGGGTAGAGACTTTGAATCCTATTCGAGAGATTCCTGTTTCAATACGCACAGGTGGCGCAGATGGAAAGATTGTTAAGAAGATTATAAACTTTGAGTTCTCACGAATTTTAAATAATCAGAAAACAAAGGTTCTGCATGTAATTGTTCATGCAAAGTAA
- a CDS encoding GGDEF domain-containing protein, whose product MDPNYTVTIIICVLSMIILAIDVGKNTILNKDDIKWFRITFILAAIGACFEYCGVLSDKTNLFSQKIHWFITFTEFCISPYLGICLARSSGMRKSVKPMLIIMTLNVIIEVISLFTGIVFYIDSDSIFHRGNAYWSYLLFCVLDFIYVLFVFILNGIRAKIRYLINILLITSIMIVGQAANTINGEINSGYMSICVTAVLLYICIQNMLRHVMIETINVEKKISHHDALTKVHSRVSYNDIVEDFNKMIECKAEGIKFAVCECDLNNLKIVNDSFGHEVGDKYLISCCKTICNIFKHSPVFRIGGDEFVIILQNDDYEKIDKLKQTVDDLSIREINKDVPLFEKKSFASGFAVYDHRRDTSFCDVFKRADQAMYENKKMLKSLK is encoded by the coding sequence ATGGATCCGAATTATACAGTTACAATAATAATCTGTGTTCTCAGTATGATTATCCTTGCTATCGATGTCGGCAAGAATACTATTCTTAATAAAGATGACATAAAATGGTTCAGAATTACTTTTATTCTTGCAGCTATCGGAGCATGTTTTGAATACTGCGGTGTATTATCAGATAAGACAAATCTTTTTTCTCAAAAGATTCACTGGTTTATAACCTTTACAGAATTCTGTATTTCCCCTTACCTTGGAATCTGTCTTGCACGAAGCAGCGGAATGAGAAAGTCTGTAAAACCAATGCTGATAATTATGACACTCAATGTCATTATAGAGGTTATCTCTCTTTTCACTGGAATTGTTTTCTATATTGATTCTGACAGTATTTTTCACAGAGGCAATGCATACTGGTCATATCTTTTATTTTGTGTCTTAGATTTTATATATGTACTTTTTGTTTTTATTCTGAATGGTATCCGAGCAAAAATTCGATACCTTATAAACATTCTTTTAATTACTTCTATTATGATTGTTGGACAGGCAGCAAATACAATAAATGGGGAAATCAATTCCGGATACATGAGTATTTGTGTTACCGCAGTATTATTATATATCTGTATTCAGAATATGCTGCGCCATGTTATGATTGAAACAATCAACGTAGAAAAAAAGATTTCTCATCATGATGCCCTGACTAAAGTTCATAGCCGTGTTTCATATAATGATATTGTTGAAGATTTTAACAAAATGATAGAATGCAAGGCAGAAGGCATAAAATTCGCAGTCTGTGAATGTGATCTTAATAATCTCAAAATTGTAAATGATAGTTTTGGCCATGAAGTGGGAGATAAATACTTAATCTCCTGTTGTAAAACAATCTGCAATATTTTTAAACATAGTCCGGTTTTCAGAATCGGCGGCGATGAATTTGTAATTATTCTGCAGAATGACGATTACGAAAAAATTGATAAACTTAAACAGACTGTAGATGATTTATCTATAAGAGAAATTAACAAAGATGTTCCACTTTTTGAAAAGAAATCATTTGCATCCGGCTTTGCAGTTTATGACCACAGACGCGATACCAGCTTCTGTGATGTATTCAAACGTGCCGATCAGGCAATGTATGAAAACAAGAAGATGTTGAAATCTTTAAAATAA
- the hypB gene encoding hydrogenase nickel incorporation protein HypB: protein MNDVRVIEVKENILADNDKEAQILRDKLKSKKTFLMNLMSSPGSGKTTTLLRTVEQLKDKIKIGIMEADIDSDVDAKTMASAGVKSIQLHTGGMCHLDAAMTEQGLNELNYDGLDLVVLENVGNLICPAEFDTGAAKNVMILSVPEGHDKPLKYTLMFSKVDALIINKIDVAPYFDFDMDKLREYVLKLNKNVKIFPISAKTGEGVEEWCQWLLDEVNAHNK, encoded by the coding sequence ATGAATGATGTTCGTGTTATCGAGGTAAAGGAAAATATCCTTGCCGACAACGACAAAGAAGCTCAGATTCTTCGTGATAAACTCAAATCTAAAAAGACCTTTCTTATGAATCTGATGTCGTCTCCGGGGAGTGGAAAAACAACTACGCTTCTGCGTACTGTTGAACAGCTAAAAGACAAAATCAAAATTGGAATAATGGAAGCAGATATTGATTCTGATGTTGATGCAAAGACTATGGCCAGTGCCGGCGTAAAGTCTATTCAGCTTCATACGGGTGGTATGTGCCATCTTGATGCTGCAATGACTGAGCAGGGCTTGAATGAACTGAATTATGATGGACTTGATCTTGTTGTGCTTGAAAACGTAGGAAATCTTATCTGCCCGGCAGAATTTGATACAGGGGCAGCTAAAAATGTAATGATTCTTTCTGTTCCGGAAGGTCATGATAAGCCGCTTAAATATACTTTAATGTTCAGCAAGGTTGATGCCCTTATCATCAACAAAATTGATGTAGCACCTTATTTTGATTTTGATATGGACAAACTGCGCGAATATGTGCTCAAACTCAACAAAAATGTAAAAATCTTCCCGATTTCTGCAAAGACTGGGGAAGGTGTCGAAGAGTGGTGTCAGTGGTTACTTGATGAGGTAAATGCTCATAACAAGTAA
- a CDS encoding FAD-dependent oxidoreductase → MAEVRPLILELGQKITDRLGRKINENDPEYWGLNEIVTDEMAEVALKMDVRKTVTLSQLVKLTGKSEEYLEKIMMDMAIAGLIEYNWENPKREKQYILPMFVPGSAEFTNMNQKQLEEHPKLGRFFDRMTFEPLTKVTPMVPEGGAGIGMHVIPVEKAIEAENTSVSVEHISHWLDKYDGKYAASPCSCRLSRRTYEEGCADDPEDWCIGVGDMADYLVETKRGHYVTREQVYEILQRAEDNGFVHQITNIDGENKIFAICNCNVNVCYALRTSQLFNTPNMSRSAYVARTESDKCVACGRCVEYCPAGAVKLGQKLCKKDGSRVSYPKHILPDNHKWSEANWDENYRDTARINCYSTGTAPCKTACPAHIGIQGYLKMASEGRYTEALELIKKENPFPAVCGRICNKRCEAACTRGTIDEAIAIDEVKKFIAQKDLDAKVRFIPKKVIPSNRGEFSQKIAIIGGGPAGLSCAFYLAEKGYRPTVFEKNKVAGGMLVYGIPSFKLEKDVVAAEIDVMKEMGVEIKTGVEVGKDVTIAQLREQGYKAFYIAIGCQGGRKAGVPGEDAEGVMTAVDFLRTVADDHDFKVSGKTVVVGGGNVAIDVSRTAWRCGGTDVQQFCLEQRNEMPATVEEIEEAEEEGIKINCGWGPKEILTKEGKVCGIVFKKCVSVKDETGRFNPKYDEADTLTVECDNVFLSIGQAIVWGDMLAGSKVELGRGNGVVADAVTYQTAEPDIFAGGDVYTGPKFAIDAIAAGKKAAVSIHRFVQPHSTLTIGRDKREFIELNKEDILVEGYDNTPRQVPGSKTTDSKFAETKLCFTEEQIKKETARCLSCGQSIVDENKCIGCGVCTTKCAFDAIKLHREHPKASRMTKSEDKLKAILPNILKREVKILLNPNRNSMEK, encoded by the coding sequence ATGGCAGAAGTTAGACCTTTAATTCTGGAGCTCGGTCAGAAAATTACAGATCGACTCGGTAGAAAAATAAATGAAAATGACCCTGAGTACTGGGGATTAAATGAAATCGTAACAGACGAGATGGCAGAAGTTGCGCTCAAAATGGATGTGCGTAAAACTGTTACTCTTTCTCAGCTCGTAAAACTTACAGGTAAGTCGGAAGAATATCTTGAAAAAATCATGATGGATATGGCAATTGCCGGTCTTATCGAATATAACTGGGAAAATCCAAAACGCGAAAAGCAGTACATTCTGCCGATGTTTGTTCCAGGTAGTGCTGAGTTTACAAACATGAATCAGAAGCAGCTCGAAGAGCATCCAAAGCTCGGACGCTTCTTTGACCGCATGACCTTTGAACCTCTTACTAAGGTAACTCCAATGGTACCGGAGGGAGGGGCTGGTATTGGTATGCACGTAATTCCTGTTGAAAAGGCAATTGAAGCAGAAAACACAAGTGTCAGCGTAGAACACATTTCTCACTGGCTCGATAAATATGATGGAAAATATGCTGCATCACCTTGTTCATGCCGCCTTAGCCGCCGTACTTACGAAGAAGGCTGTGCCGATGATCCTGAAGACTGGTGTATCGGTGTAGGCGATATGGCAGATTACCTTGTAGAAACAAAACGCGGTCACTATGTTACCCGCGAACAGGTTTATGAGATTTTGCAGCGCGCAGAAGACAACGGCTTTGTTCATCAGATTACAAATATTGATGGTGAAAATAAGATATTTGCTATCTGTAACTGTAACGTAAATGTCTGCTACGCTCTCCGTACTTCTCAGCTTTTTAATACTCCAAATATGTCACGCTCGGCTTATGTTGCCAGAACCGAAAGCGACAAGTGTGTTGCCTGCGGACGCTGTGTAGAATACTGTCCGGCCGGTGCGGTTAAGCTTGGTCAGAAGCTCTGTAAAAAAGACGGAAGCCGTGTAAGCTATCCAAAGCACATTCTTCCTGATAATCATAAGTGGTCAGAAGCAAACTGGGATGAAAACTACCGCGATACTGCGCGCATCAACTGTTATTCAACCGGTACTGCTCCTTGTAAAACTGCATGTCCTGCACACATTGGTATTCAGGGCTACTTAAAGATGGCAAGTGAAGGCCGTTACACAGAAGCTCTTGAACTGATTAAAAAGGAAAATCCTTTCCCTGCAGTTTGTGGACGTATCTGTAATAAACGCTGTGAGGCTGCATGTACACGCGGCACAATCGACGAAGCTATTGCTATTGATGAAGTAAAGAAATTTATTGCTCAGAAGGATCTGGATGCTAAGGTTCGTTTTATTCCTAAGAAGGTAATTCCTTCGAACCGCGGCGAGTTCAGCCAGAAGATTGCAATTATCGGTGGTGGACCGGCAGGTCTTTCATGTGCTTTCTATCTTGCAGAAAAAGGTTACCGTCCTACAGTATTCGAAAAGAACAAGGTTGCCGGTGGTATGCTTGTTTACGGTATTCCATCATTCAAACTTGAAAAAGATGTAGTTGCTGCCGAAATCGACGTAATGAAAGAAATGGGCGTTGAAATTAAGACCGGCGTAGAAGTTGGAAAAGACGTAACAATCGCACAGCTTCGTGAGCAGGGCTACAAAGCCTTCTATATTGCAATCGGATGTCAGGGTGGCCGCAAGGCTGGCGTTCCTGGTGAAGATGCAGAAGGAGTAATGACTGCTGTAGACTTCCTGCGCACGGTTGCAGATGATCACGACTTTAAGGTAAGCGGCAAGACTGTTGTTGTTGGTGGTGGTAACGTTGCAATTGATGTTAGTCGTACTGCATGGCGCTGCGGTGGAACTGATGTTCAGCAGTTCTGTCTTGAGCAGCGTAATGAAATGCCTGCTACTGTTGAAGAAATTGAAGAAGCCGAGGAAGAAGGAATTAAGATAAACTGCGGCTGGGGTCCAAAAGAGATTCTGACAAAGGAAGGTAAGGTTTGCGGAATCGTATTTAAGAAGTGCGTTTCTGTAAAAGACGAAACAGGCCGTTTTAATCCAAAATATGATGAAGCTGATACTCTTACTGTTGAATGCGATAATGTTTTCCTTTCTATTGGACAGGCAATTGTATGGGGCGACATGCTTGCTGGTTCGAAGGTTGAGCTTGGCCGTGGAAATGGTGTGGTTGCCGATGCTGTAACTTACCAGACTGCAGAACCTGATATTTTTGCAGGTGGTGATGTTTACACAGGTCCTAAGTTTGCTATTGATGCAATTGCTGCCGGTAAGAAGGCTGCGGTTTCTATTCACCGTTTTGTACAGCCTCATTCAACCTTGACAATCGGCCGCGACAAGCGTGAGTTCATTGAACTTAATAAGGAAGATATTCTTGTTGAAGGATATGACAATACACCACGCCAGGTTCCTGGTTCAAAAACTACAGACAGTAAGTTTGCAGAAACAAAACTCTGCTTTACAGAAGAGCAGATTAAGAAAGAAACTGCCCGCTGTTTGAGTTGTGGTCAGAGTATTGTTGATGAGAACAAGTGTATTGGTTGTGGTGTTTGTACAACTAAGTGTGCGTTCGATGCAATTAAACTTCACCGCGAGCATCCAAAGGCAAGCAGAATGACTAAGAGCGAAGATAAACTCAAAGCAATTCTGCCAAACATCCTCAAGCGCGAAGTAAAGATTCTGTTGAATCCGAATAGAAATTCAATGGAGAAGTAA
- a CDS encoding hydrogenase maturation nickel metallochaperone HypA — MHELGIVFHVIKRLENLAAEQNLQQIQSVTLELGEVSGVVPEFLEDGWKWAVKKSPIMENAALKIETLPAVSFCNVCGKTYGTVENGKTCPHCKSEDTVLQTGNEMNIKEIEAC, encoded by the coding sequence ATGCACGAACTAGGTATCGTCTTTCACGTAATCAAGCGTCTCGAAAATCTTGCCGCCGAACAGAACCTGCAGCAGATTCAAAGTGTAACGCTTGAGCTCGGAGAGGTAAGTGGAGTAGTACCGGAGTTTCTTGAAGACGGCTGGAAGTGGGCAGTGAAAAAATCTCCCATTATGGAAAATGCCGCCCTCAAAATAGAAACTCTTCCTGCCGTAAGCTTCTGCAATGTCTGCGGTAAGACTTACGGCACGGTTGAAAATGGTAAAACTTGTCCGCACTGCAAAAGCGAAGATACGGTTTTGCAGACGGGCAATGAAATGAATATAAAGGAAATTGAAGCGTGTTAG
- a CDS encoding DUF5692 family protein, with the protein MLFQLYGSTVATQLLGWCLVFLGLILLNELGRTKFGGVLVFFIVPAALTVYFIVAAIGKNSFASEWYVIKYMGGWFHYAKLYAATIGCIGFIFLARKWTALGKAEWFKCWPFIIVAINILIAVASDFESAVKGGISGGWWVSNEGVFLYGGWWNLLNGLAGIINIACMTGWWGIYSSKKGKLEKQDMLWPDMTWMFIIAYDVWNFEYTYLNLPTHSWYCGLALLLAPTFAATFWNKGGWIQNRAFTLSIWCMFAQVVPFQLTKPFSVLPSVYAGAPQDGTGAQALYDASMAIYNNPAIANNGPEVQQAIAKMGITADPKAQGVIAVLALVINVLVLAAICKKAFATKTNPYTKEIWKGTKDFEEAMARAE; encoded by the coding sequence ATGTTATTTCAACTTTATGGATCAACAGTAGCAACTCAGTTGCTTGGTTGGTGTTTAGTTTTCCTCGGTCTCATTCTTTTGAATGAACTTGGTAGAACAAAGTTTGGTGGTGTTCTTGTATTCTTCATCGTTCCTGCTGCATTGACAGTTTACTTTATTGTAGCTGCTATCGGAAAGAACTCATTTGCCTCAGAATGGTATGTAATTAAGTATATGGGCGGCTGGTTCCATTATGCTAAGTTGTATGCCGCGACTATCGGATGTATTGGTTTTATTTTCCTTGCAAGAAAATGGACTGCTCTTGGAAAAGCTGAATGGTTCAAATGCTGGCCATTTATTATCGTAGCTATCAACATTCTTATTGCAGTAGCTTCAGATTTCGAATCTGCTGTCAAAGGTGGAATCTCTGGTGGCTGGTGGGTATCAAACGAAGGTGTATTCCTTTACGGTGGATGGTGGAACCTTCTCAACGGTCTCGCAGGTATCATCAACATTGCTTGTATGACTGGATGGTGGGGAATCTACTCATCAAAGAAAGGAAAACTCGAAAAGCAGGATATGCTCTGGCCTGATATGACATGGATGTTTATCATTGCTTATGATGTATGGAACTTCGAATATACATATCTGAACCTTCCAACACACTCATGGTACTGCGGTCTTGCACTTCTTCTCGCTCCAACATTTGCAGCTACATTCTGGAACAAGGGTGGCTGGATTCAGAACCGCGCATTCACTCTTTCAATCTGGTGTATGTTCGCTCAGGTTGTACCATTCCAGTTGACTAAGCCATTCTCTGTACTCCCTTCTGTTTATGCAGGAGCTCCTCAGGACGGAACTGGTGCACAGGCTCTGTATGATGCTTCTATGGCTATCTACAATAATCCTGCAATTGCCAACAACGGACCTGAAGTTCAGCAGGCTATCGCTAAGATGGGAATTACAGCTGATCCAAAAGCTCAGGGTGTAATCGCTGTTCTTGCTCTTGTAATCAACGTTCTTGTTCTTGCTGCTATCTGTAAGAAAGCATTTGCTACAAAGACAAATCCATATACAAAAGAGATATGGAAAGGAACAAAGGATTTCGAAGAAGCTATGGCTCGCGCTGAATAA